From Scatophagus argus isolate fScaArg1 chromosome 2, fScaArg1.pri, whole genome shotgun sequence, a single genomic window includes:
- the LOC124073168 gene encoding major centromere autoantigen B-like isoform X2 codes for MNQDLLSGGSSSRRSRGPGGPAVRGNASSTARAPQQAAEEGDEDEHMNRVVEEEEQLQQRPEASQVDGQREAPWAPSEGSKGPRGDEEGEEDEDGPANEVNGGEKGARWMWGAEQSRLRGQPLGEEEEEEEEEEENNNSSGHQEEEEVEERTEGGEERGREEEEREEGEEEEEEDEEEMDQDSDDFEHSAESGREEEEEEEGEGEEGLRSPSLRNNVSAPNNNLDSSCTHQSSSNKKGCGSVLLWISDACL; via the exons ATGAACCAGGATCTGCTGTCggggggcagcagcagcaggcggaGTCGGGGGCCGGGGGGGCCGGCAGTGCGAGGTAACGCCTCCTCCACGGCCCGGGCACCTCAACAGGCggcagaggagggagatgaggatGAGCACATGAACCGGGTagtagaggaggaagagcagctgcagcaaagG CCTGAGGCATCACAGGTTGATGGTCAGAGGGAAGCACCATGGGCGCCAAGTGAAGGCAGCAAAGGTCCTCGAGGGGATGAGGAAGGGGAAGAAGACGAAGATGGCCCTGCAAACGAAGTGAAcggaggagagaagggagctCGATGGATGTGGGGGGCAGAGCAGAGCCGGCTGCGAGGCCAGCCGCTGGgcgaagaagaggaggaggaggaggaagaggaggagaacaacaacagcagcggtcaccaagaggaggaggaggtagaggagaggacagagggaggagaggagagagggagggaggaagaggagagagaggaaggcgaggaggaagaggaggaggatgaggaggagatggacCAAGACAGTGATGACTTTGAACATTCGGCtgagagtgggagggaggaggaagaggaggaggaaggagaaggggaggaaggGCTGCGGTCTCCCTCTCTCAGGAACAATGTGTCTGCCCCCAATAACAACCTGGACTCTAGTTGTACACACCAAAGCTCTTCCAACAAGAAG